tactgatttagagttctagtatttaaaacgtgaacagtaaggaaataatgcctggtttcaagtatccagtgttttatcaaaattggctcgtacgtttttgagatatggcttgtccatagattggttttttgtcagcacttgacctgtaaaatcgatgtggctccgaaataggcgtggcctaagaatgaggcttgtattttagtatactagaccatgtagtgaaatgtgtacagaaagtttatcaaaattggctcgtacgtttttgagatatggctgtccatagattggtttttgtcagcacttggcctataaagttattgtggctccggaaataggcgtggcctaagaatgaggcttgtattttagtatactagaccatgtagtgaatgtgtacagaaagttttatcaaaattggctcgtacgttttttgagatatggctgtccatagattggttttttgtcagcacttgacctgtaaaatcgatgtggctccggaaataggcgtggcctaagaaatgaggcttgtattttagtatactagaccatgtagtgaaatgtgtacagaaagttttatcaaaattggctcgtacgtttttgagatatggctgtccatagattggtttttgtcagcacttggcctataaagttattgtggctccggaaataggcgtggcctaagaatgaggcttgtattttagtatactagaccatgtagtgaatgtgtacagaaagtttttatcaaaattggctcgtacgtttttgagatatggctgtccatagattggtttttgtcagcactaggcctgtaaaatcgatatggctccggaaataggcgtggcctaagaatgaggcttgtattttagtatactagaccatgtagtgaatgtgtacagaaagttttatcaaagttggctcgtacgttttcgagatatggctgtccatagatttgtttttgtcagcacttggcctgtaaaatcgatgtggctccggaaataggcgtggcctaagaatgaggcttgtatttttagtgtagtagaccatgtagtgaatgttgtacagaaagttttatcaaaattggctcgtacgtttttgagatatggccatctatagattggtatttgtccaaaaataggagaggtctaaaatgagggtagtaatataatacagtagaccatgtattcaaagtaatgtattaagtataatctatagatattttttgtatttgttctttttttaaattataaaatttaattttaataatataatttaatcctgaagcgattgaactggttcaggaactaggttagtggtagttcaggaactaggtcaggagCAGTACATGAAACCAGGTTAGATTCAAGTCAGcgattagttctttttatggatggaatctatggccagtttcacactgctcatcagctttgagttctaACCGCAGCTGTAGTATAATAATAGTCCAACACTGGAATGATCAATATTCATGATTAAAGAATCCCAAATATAACTACTTGAGCTAAATTACagggtagagtatgataagcggactTGGTTTTGtatatcgatattgacaaacgatattacttaattataactttcgatataactaaccgatactgatttttgaacaataactaacttgttgaatttttcctatttccagttctaattgtttaattaatcgttagagctcatttattatttataagatcaCTTTGtgcattatattagttattttaatttaaaatatgattgtgattatggctttgataaataaataataagtatcaaTGATTGTAATAATCAATGTAGCCTACCCAAATTacattataggtatttcaaattacagtataaaaagtacCTAATAATATTGTggtgaataaaaaactatctaggctaagtattatcataaaacataacagacaaaacagtgtaacatttacttacttcTTACTATTTTGAAGGGTAAACGTGTCGGGGTACCTTGTGacacaaattaatgaaatatacataaCCATTGCACTTTTTCTGCTATTACAGATGGAaagtattagtgtcagtaacaggttatttgggtagagtatgataagtggacccggtttttatatcgaaattatcaagctatatttaattattataaccatcaatataatcaataaatggTAACTAATTTGAACAATAAACGGTAATCATTTGCACCAACCATACActcatttttatattctaaacacaatttgttctataagtaacttcttttaaataaaaaaagatagtaAACTTAAGAAAACTATACAAAAGAACACTAAAAGATGATTTGCCCTGTCTTTCTTGGTTTTAAGATTTTGTTTgtcacattttctttattatttaaatgtcatttttcCTATCACCgatcttaattttattgtttgattaatgGTTTAGGTTCCtctattatttatgacattacgtaattatttaattatttctattaacTTGAAACATAtgagtttaatttagttttaaattcgtTCATATCAATTGATAGTTCAAACAAGGATATTTGATACATAAAGTATCATCGAtgattgtaataaacaatataaaaaccaggtccgcttatcgtactctgcccGGGTATTGAGTGGTAGCCTACTAATGGGATACTGTTAATTAAGTAATAGCTAGGCTGAATGATTTGGTGTTCTCATAACTTTCTGGTTTTCAGTTACTCAATAATCAGCAAGAGCAGAGGTAAGTTTTAATGAAGCTAGGAATGGAAACATTACACTATGGAATGTTATTATGTGATATACATATTGGTTTAAGGTATATCGTAAATATGTTATTAGTAGTACCAAAATTAATAGCGCTCACgtgatctaagcttgaatttgggtactatctcgagggatgttttttcttttttttcaagtCGCCACCTAAGTAGGCTACAcattgatggccaggggcatttctgattaATACTATCCTAATCTCAGATCATGTCACAGATCATCCAACATCAGATCACCAGTCATAATTTGATTAGtttatcagtttaaatttaacatcagtcagttaattaaattgttatattctaCATGTTACAACAtaattatctggaggccactatttttggaagaatttttcTTACCAGGGACCTAAAAACACTACATTATttgaaagaacagactttatttgcgttactgtgaaaattacatgccaTTATGATGATCAGTTCTTGTTTCCTGCCTTCCgaaggccactctgtccctatctactactgtTTATTAGACTTTATAAGTTGGTAAAtacttatgtatgtattataaaacagTTAAGCAGCACTCACGTAATTTGAGCTTGTGTTTatgtactatctcaagggatgttttcttttttttttatcacCAGAAGTGCAGGGTGCCAAAGGCGACACCAAAGCCCACTGATGACCAGGGGGCATTTCCGATCATAttttcctgacctcagatcacgtcccagattgTCTAACTGTTCTGACATCATATCATGTTGGGATGCAGAAAACACGAACCAATCATTACAAtgacatgtcatttttacagtaagtgaaataaagtctgtttttattaacaatgtagttttttaggtcccCGGTAAGAGAAACTCTTCGAAAAATAATGAGcttcggataataccaaagtacttaACGATAACATTTTCATATCTGCTACAACTATATTTGGTGTATTGATGTTGTTTGGAGAGATTGTTCTTTaaattgtgccttgctctccaccttcCAAGATGACTTATTAACACGCTTGTACTGAACCATTACCTTCGTCAGGAGGGaagtgtgcttctgttgtttcaaCTTCGTTTAACCTCATCAACCATGGATAGGCCAAAAGATCACCATgagacaaaattaaatgtaaaaaagccAAAACCTCTGACTGAGCAGTACGAGTGTTCAACTCGCTTTTGGAACCTGCTTTCATCTGGATTGCCCTGTTTTCAAAATTTGCTGGAGACTGAATGTTATACCTcaactataaatttttaattaaattcggGTCTGTAACTGAGTAATTACTCATTTCAGTAACTCTGTTGCACTTAACGTCACCTTGGGAGGTGGAGAGCAATGCataattaccttatttttaaccaataattgGTCAAGATCAAATCTGTAGTGATTTACAAAGAAATTGTGGttctttacaaacattttatatatccAACCAGTAAATGACACACTCATTTTAGTAGGACATGAGTAAAACTAGTAAGagtttgtaagtaaaaaaaaaaaatagattagaAATGTGGGAAGGGGGTCCTTGCCGATGTTTTGCCCCAAGAGCAGTCTTGAAAGTACCGTGTGGTTgggtaattgtttttaattactgtatcaactaaaatttttttactattgcaATATAATGACGTTTAACACAATTACACATGTTGGATAGAGAAACTGtgtgaataaaactaaaaataataatttaatatattgagcAAAGTTAAATTAGTAATTCTCTTTCCCTTTCTCTTATTTAATCTGTACTGATCCCAAAATGCCTCAATCACACTCCTAAGGCCTGTATATAGAGGCAAATATCCAAATTTAAGGTAGTTGATATCTATAAGACATCACACATACTTTGTGTTATCATAACTTCATAGTGTCCCATAAATCTCTTAATgatatcttatactccattttcAGTAATGAAGTATACTTAAAATTTGAGATCttattgttatattcattaaaataaggATGGCAGACTAGGTTGATGTGATGCTGCTTCATGGCTTGCTAGCAAAGTTTATATTCCAAACCAATCCTGGCAAGATGCGGACAAGATTGGACTTGTAATTATTAAGGTAGTGTATTCCCAGTCTATAATATCGATGACAGGGGGATTCACAAAGATGGTGTGTAGACTTGACTTTAAGTGGCTgaaccttagcaaagcctgtcacttGTGGGgtgggaaaaatttcatttctgtgttTGCATGACATCTTGAAATCGTGCATGAAGCCTCATTTGTATTTGAGGAACATAGtccgatgatggtgcatgtcactctattggatttgggtgagcgttagcgaatatttttatattggtattatgtAAAAATAGGTCCAATCGTATTTTCTGGTTggacaacaagaaaatagcagaataaataattttgtaatcaaacacAATAACCTATAAGAGATTAAAACATGTGGCATATTAAAGCATGTAGTCCAACTGTCCcaacacatacattattttattgcgAGTTCGTGATAAGACTCATTTAAACaccgatatgaaacccaatttaatgcagtaatatgcaacctcagcgaagcctgttacgataTGTTGTGTGGCAGACTCCtacttcataatatttttaggatGGAAAGAGAAACAATATCTGgcaaaaattagttttgtattttataatagaaaGAATTAGTTTTTTTGAGGTTATTTTAGGGCGTGTTTAgtgaataatacaatatttttagtttacattatttacaaacttaaggATAAAAAGTACTTAAGTACAATATACTATTCCTAGTTTTAttagattcaagattcaaaaattctttattcgtacATAGTACAGCGTGTACATGAATAGTGTCActaagttttttacaatatactaattaatctatatgtcatttaaaattaaaattatacaatgtaataagaaataaacaatccagaagcttatatacatgaaatactaaaattacatacCAGGCATTCCCAATCTACCTTCCCTCCCAAAAACTCATCAGGGAGTACAGAGCCagatatatcaaatatatttttaactcttttttcattttaataaaattttgttcatttattatttttgttggtagttttgttaaaaatttatggcccataaaatcagttctttttttgaaaaattctagttTGTGCTGAGggacatttcttttaaatctagtattataatgatgtaaaatttttgtaggttttgcattctctcattttgttatatatatatgaatatatatatgatatatatatatttgttatatatatatatatattatatatataaatatatatatatatatatatataacaaaatgagagaaatgcaaaacctacaaaaattttataggtgaaatatatatatatatcactgtctcatatatgtatagactgtaaacagttaaaatttgtgttctgaaaacaaatttttgacagattctgtttttttttttagtctaaacATTGCTCTAAGAGCTCTCTTTTGTTGGCGtaaaattttgtctaaatttttctttgttgttGCACCATATATACTAATTCCATAGGCTAAGTGTGAATGTACTAGTGAGAAATATATAGTCCGCAATGTCTGTACACTACAAATCTGCGACATCTGTCGGAGTGCATAGATACCagaagacattttaataaattacgtgCTCAGTGTGTTTGTTCCATGACAGATTCTCGTCAATTATGAGTCCTAAAAATTTTGTGTGCTCAACTTgggatatatcattattatttaaattaatatcaaatttgggTGTTATTCTTGATTGTTGAGtggaaaacaaaatgaaaatttgatttagttgaatttaagagtaattgtttgttatctaaatattgtttaactaaatttagactaatgtgagaagatatttctatatcttCTTCTGAATTACCTGATATGGTGATgttggtatcatctgcaaacaaacaaATGCCACAGTCCTGCGGAACCACCTTAGGTAGTCCATTAATGTAACAGAGGAAAAGTAATGGGcccaaaatggatccttgagggactccgtatttaatggtttctatttcagacttatattttcttataatgtgaCACCTGCTCGGTTTTAATTTAGATGATGTGTGTTCTATTTCCACGTATTGTTTCCTCTCtgttaaatatgattcaaaccatAATAATTCTCTATTTTGAATACCTAGATTGTTAAGAGAGATTAGAAGTTCTTGGTGTGAGACGCTATCAAATGCCCGTGTGAGATCCAAGAAAATTCCAATTACCTTTTCACCCCTATCCACAGAGTTGATTATTGACTGAATAAAGTCAATGCCAGCGGTAGTAGTGGACTTTCCCGATCTAAAGCCATGTTGTTGCTTATCTAATAATTCactgttttctaaataaattttactaattgaatataaactactttttcaaatattttagaaaacacaggAAGAAGAGACACTGGCCTATAACATGAGGGGTCATTTGggttacttttttgaaaattgggattAATCTGGCAATCTTTAGTTGATTCGGAAAATAGCTTGAAATTAGAGATGAATTTATTAAGTGGACTAATGGCTGTAAAATGAATGGAAGagattgttttattagttgtatagTAAACCTCATCATTTCCAGatgatggtttatttttaaaagacatggacaaatttttttttaaatgagtttctGAAATCTGATAAATCTAAATCTATTATTTGTCGTATGAGCAtgtggaaaatttaattgtttttcatttctaGAAGGTAAATTGGGtaatactgttttttatcaactacgtttacaaaaatacttatttaaatatatttccaacctGTATTGGATCACTTACAACTTCCTTGTTTATATctctaaaaactgtaatatttttttttacaaactggttttttatttatttctgttttaattaattgccatgttgattttgaaattttgcaagaattATTCATCTTTTGATCAAAGTATTgcttttttttcaatatatatagcatttttcaattcctttttcatttctttaacttttgattttaattttatatccttaAGTATCCTACAGTTTTTTTCTAAGTCTATCAATTTACACtgcttgtatttaatttcatcagtTATCCATTTACTTTTGTGATTTTCTATTTTGGTGACTATCAATTTAGGAAAATGTActtcaaaaattataactaaaaatagaataaaacacatCATATTTCATACGCACTGGTGCTTGGTAGACATCCGACCATGCCGTATTTGCTAGGCTGCTTAAGAATGACTTAATATTACTCTgtgtaaattttctaatatatttattcgTTACACTGTTCTGCCTTTCACCAAgatctaaaatttcaattatctgtgcatttacattaaacatatctaaatattttgttttcaatattatttttggtttttttttgtaggCGGAGGATTGGAGTCAACGATTGAAGAATAACGGATAATGAAAATCCAAGAtaaagaaagttataaatttgtttgagCACAGATGAGTTACAGCCAGTAAAAGGGAAACTATTTCAACATAAGCAAAGTTTTAATAAAGTGATATCCAAAAGAAGGATATTGGAATGACAACTTTTGAATGGTAACCAAGAGTAAAACAAATatgagaattaattaaattagacattttgtaaatttaaagatgagtAGAGGAAAAGAGAGACTTTTGGAATTATACGGCGATGACCACCCAGGATTTGGTTCTTACCTTGAGTGTATGACGAGAGCAAATTTCACAGGACTGGCTACATTTACAATTGCTTTTTCGTCCACATATATAGCTCAGAGTATATTGAAGAATAAACTGCCGTATTCATCAAAATTCTATGTCTTATCATCAACAGTCGTAGCAGCATATTTTTCGTACAAAGTGTCAAAGGCAAGGAGTCAAGTGTGTCAGGCAGCCTGGCTTGCAGCTGAAGATAAGAGTACTTACTTTACTGAACTCGAAAAAACTTCACCAACTCCTGTCAGCTGAGAGTAGATTTCAAACTACCGCCTTTGCTTAgtgaaaatgtatagttttgtagCAAGAAAACATACTTAGACACGGTTTGCCATATCCAGTCTTAGGTTGCAATCAAGAGAATATAGTCAAGAACTGTTTTTTTGGTAAGTTAAACAcggattttgtttttaaacaaaaatctaattatttaagctgtacaaaatattttttaagagatgctagagaaataaatgttgaatatcAAATATCAAGgaatttttctacaaataaattactttgtaaGAGCAACAATAGGCATGAGTCTGATGATGAATATGAAGAAGAACTGGAAGATCCAAATTACAAGGATCTTGTGAGACAAACGTTTAAAATGTCAGATGTAGGACATCAGGTGTTTGTAATTCAACCGTACATTAAGTGGGGGCCTTCCAAACGAACTAATACAACGCCAAAACTACAATTAGACGAAGCAGTAGCTCTCATTAAGACCTTGCCTGAGTGGAATGTAGTATCAACAAGGCTAGTCTCAATGATGAATTtcaataaaccaaaaatatttggaaaaggaaatttggaaattttgtcAGAgatagtaacaaaaaataaagctATAACTGCTGTGTTTATTAGCCTAAATATGTTAAGCCCACAACAACACAGGGCTCTGGAAGAAGCGTTCAAGGTACCTGTATACGATCGGTACATGATAGTGATCCAAATATTTAAACTGCACGCCACAACCAAAGCTGCAAAGATTCAAGTTGCCATTGGAGAAATTCCGTATATGTGGTCTTGGCTAAAACACGATCACGAAGGCATGAGTGACAAGATGGGAGGAGGCGCAACAATAGGAGGGCCAGGGGAGTcttacattgaaattaaaaagagATTGCTTCAAGATAAAGAACGGAAACTTAAAAATGAGCTACAGAGGTTGAAAACTCAGAGGGAACTGTTGCGCAGCAGACGACAGAAACTGAACATCCCCACTGTTGCCGTTGTAGGGTACACGAATGCTGGGAAGACATCACTCATCAAGGCCCTGACTCGAGAGGAAACGTTGGAACCTAAAGATGTATTGTTTGCAACACTCGATGTAACAGTACACGGTGGAATCCTGCCGTCAGGTCttaaagttttgtttgttgacaCGGTTGGTTTCCTGTCTGACATACCGACAAATCTTATCCAGTCCTTCGTCGCAACTTTAGAAGATGCGGTGCAAGCAGATGTTCTTATTCATATTCAAGATGTCAGCCATCCAGATTTGAGAGC
This genomic stretch from Homalodisca vitripennis isolate AUS2020 chromosome 6, UT_GWSS_2.1, whole genome shotgun sequence harbors:
- the LOC124364116 gene encoding transmembrane protein 141, translating into MSRGKERLLELYGDDHPGFGSYLECMTRANFTGLATFTIAFSSTYIAQSILKNKLPYSSKFYVLSSTVVAAYFSYKVSKARSQVCQAAWLAAEDKSTYFTELEKTSPTPVS
- the LOC124365298 gene encoding putative GTP-binding protein 6 is translated as QENILRHGLPYPVLGCNQENIVKNCFFGKLNTDFVFKQKSNYLSCTKYFLRDAREINVEYQISRNFSTNKLLCKSNNRHESDDEYEEELEDPNYKDLVRQTFKMSDVGHQVFVIQPYIKWGPSKRTNTTPKLQLDEAVALIKTLPEWNVVSTRLVSMMNFNKPKIFGKGNLEILSEIVTKNKAITAVFISLNMLSPQQHRALEEAFKVPVYDRYMIVIQIFKLHATTKAAKIQVAIGEIPYMWSWLKHDHEGMSDKMGGGATIGGPGESYIEIKKRLLQDKERKLKNELQRLKTQRELLRSRRQKLNIPTVAVVGYTNAGKTSLIKALTREETLEPKDVLFATLDVTVHGGILPSGLKVLFVDTVGFLSDIPTNLIQSFVATLEDAVQADVLIHIQDVSHPDLRAQNDHVIETLKSIKLPENLLENMITVGNKIDLISGPLPDLGTSIPVSATSGFGIEELKRKVEQKIIKATGQIFIKIRVPNGGSEYSWLFKEATVIQVTADEKDNQFAVLNTLISEANLNRFKHIFISSKVKRNKG